From Cytophagia bacterium CHB2, a single genomic window includes:
- a CDS encoding lasso peptide biosynthesis B2 protein yields MNAKTTKMFKQSKNLKILLEMFAFLAATPLLMRFYSLDQFLSLITPSPKRHCNSNSQSTSSRINQLGSFLLKRDCLFLKKTCLKRSLLLYYFLRKNGIEVQIHFGVKKCGSYLAGHSWLTLKGNLFMDKNRVAVAFTPIISYPKHIEPSSN; encoded by the coding sequence ATGAACGCTAAAACGACTAAAATGTTTAAGCAGTCCAAGAATTTAAAAATATTGTTAGAAATGTTTGCTTTTTTAGCTGCAACGCCCTTGCTTATGAGATTCTATTCATTAGACCAGTTTCTTAGTCTGATAACGCCAAGCCCGAAGCGGCATTGCAACTCCAATTCCCAAAGCACAAGTTCAAGGATCAACCAACTGGGAAGTTTCCTATTGAAACGCGATTGTTTGTTTCTTAAAAAGACCTGTCTCAAGCGCTCGTTACTCTTGTATTATTTCTTAAGAAAGAATGGCATCGAAGTTCAAATACACTTTGGCGTTAAAAAATGTGGTAGTTATTTGGCAGGACATAGCTGGCTGACACTAAAAGGGAACTTGTTCATGGACAAAAACCGCGTTGCTGTTGCATTTACTCCGATTATCAGTTATCCCAAGCATATCGAACCAAGTTCAAATTAG